Within Planctomycetia bacterium, the genomic segment GGGAGCGGCAGCCAACTCGCCAGCCAGAACGATTCGTGCGCGGCGGCGATCCGGGGACCGGCAGTCGGGAAAAGCAACTGAACCGCGTATGCTAGTGATACGCGCGTCCCCTTCGCCGGCGCAACTAAGATCGGATCCCCATCTTCGTTCAAGAGCGGAATTTGCCCGGGCTCGACAAGTCCGGTTAACTCAATTGCTCCCTCGTGAAGATCGAATTGTACCAAGAGCTGGCTGTATTTGATGGTTTCAAATCGCCGCTCATCGAGTTCTTGTTTCGAATAGTCGCAACGAAATTGAAACCCGCCCGAAACGTCGCTGAGAAACCCGACGCCGATTTCGCCGCCCGTCGCGCCAAACTTTCCCTTCGCCGCGACGAGTTTTCCGTTCCTGAATTGCGCTGACTCGATCTCCAAAGCGCCATTGCCCGTCAGCTGTTGCTTCGTGTGCCGGTTGACGAGTGTCTCCAGATCGATCTGATCCACGGTTCCACGGATGCCAGCGTCCCAACTATCTTCGCTCTGCGCGACCTGCACCACGCCGCGGAATGTCGACGCCGTTCCCAGCGCCCGCGACCGTGGAAAAAATGCATTCAGCGTCGCGAGAGGAAGCTCGCGCTTCTCCGTATCGAACGACAGGCGAAACGTTCGATTCGCTTGATCCTGTTCGACGTGCAGGGCGATTTCCTGACCGCCCGTTGGCTGAAAGCGAATCAACGCCTTGCCCGCGGACTCCACGTTCCAAGCCTCCGCGCGCGTCAGCGACCATTGTGCGACGACTTGCTTGTTTCCGCCGATCACGCTTATTTCGCAGGGCTCAATCTCGACGCCCGCTGCCGCGGCGCTGGCGAACGACGACTTCAACGCATGGACAATCGCCTCGGCGCGTTGCGCATGAACTGTCACTGCGACGGGCGCGATCCGCAGTCGCGAGCCTTGCTCGGTCAGCGTGCATAAATCGACTTGGGCCACCAAATCGCCGGAGTCGACGTCATGGAATCGCAGTCCTTCCCAGCGCACCTGTCCGGGGGCCGGGTAGCTGATTCGATCCCATTCCACATCGACGCCCAGCGTTTGGCGCAACGAAGATTGCCAAAGCGCCTCGGACTGCGCGGAATTCCGCCACACAGCTGCCGCCAGCACGGCGCAGCACGGCGAGATCGCTATCAGGAGAAACAGCACGCGACAGAAACGCCGCCGATTCGTTTCGTTCATGTCCGCCACCATCCGTGGTTAGCAAAGGCGCTACCGTTCCCAAGTTGTGGCACGGTCTCCCGACCGTGTCACCGGCCCGACCGAAGGTCTCCACTCGTCGTAATCGCGTACCGTGGCACGGTCTCCCGACCATTGGTATCTACACAACTTTTTCCGGGCATCCGGAAGTAACCACGAAAAACACGAACGTCTCGTCGAGTATTGGATTGAGCTGGAAGTGCCAAAGGGACGTCGGCTAGTCGATCTGCCTTCAAATGGCCACCGCAAGTTTGCCAAACATCCCAAACTTTCGTGCCTTTCGTGCTTTTCGTGGTTCCTTCCGAGCTGTGTAGATACCAATGGTCGGGAGACCGTGCCACAACATACTGCGCGGCTACCGCTCGCGGGCCAGCTTGTGGAACAACTCCCAACGGGCTTTCATCTCCGTCACGCTGTCGCCGCCGAATTTCTCGACCAGCGCCGCGGCGATCTCGAAGGCCACGACGTTTTCCAAAATCACCCCCGCCGCGGGCACCGCGCACACGTCGCTGCGTTCGTAGGCCGCGTTTTCGGATTCCTTCGTATCGAGGTTGATCGATTCCAACGGTTTGCGCAGCGTGCTGATCGGCTTCTTCGCCGCACGAATCACCAGCGGTTGGCCGTTCGTCATACCGGCTTCTAGGCCGCCGGCGTTGTTCGTCGGCCGCGCATAGCCGAGATTCGCGGATTCAATCTCATCCGCATGGAATTGAATCGGGTCATGCACTTCCGATCCGCGACGCCGCGATGCTTCGAAGCCAAGCCCGATCTCCACCCCTTTGATCGCTTGCACCGCCATCACCGCTTGCGCGAGCCGGCCGTCCAGCTTGCGATCCCACTGCGCGTGCGTGCCCAGGCCGAACGGCAATCCCTCGACACGGACTTCCAACACGCCGCCCAGCGTATCGCCGTCTTTGCCGCATTGATCGATGAGCGTCTTGATCTCGTCGTCCTGATCCGGATTCAGCGAGTACAACTCGCTCTTATCGCGCGCGATGCGCTGTTCTTCCAAGGAACCAGGCAAAGGGGCGATCTTCACCCCGCCCAACTCGACCGTGTAGCCAAAGGCCGTGATGCCGAACTCCGCCAGCAACTGCTTCGCCAACGCCCCGGCCGCGACCC encodes:
- the aroC gene encoding chorismate synthase, with product MLRYWTAGESHGKALVALVDGFPAGVAVDTDLIDLELRRRQGGYGRGGRQRIETDRVEVLSGVWQGITIGSPVALQVVNRDYKLERLGDLSRPRPGHGDLTGAIKYLGSIRGVLERASARETTVRVAAGALAKQLLAEFGITAFGYTVELGGVKIAPLPGSLEEQRIARDKSELYSLNPDQDDEIKTLIDQCGKDGDTLGGVLEVRVEGLPFGLGTHAQWDRKLDGRLAQAVMAVQAIKGVEIGLGFEASRRRGSEVHDPIQFHADEIESANLGYARPTNNAGGLEAGMTNGQPLVIRAAKKPISTLRKPLESINLDTKESENAAYERSDVCAVPAAGVILENVVAFEIAAALVEKFGGDSVTEMKARWELFHKLARER